One Peribacillus simplex NBRC 15720 = DSM 1321 genomic region harbors:
- the efeB gene encoding iron uptake transporter deferrochelatase/peroxidase subunit, whose amino-acid sequence MKEHTPKDEIGLFTKKVSRRNMLKTAGVGGIGVVIGASGFGGLLTLSEQRAKGQTKDIVPFYGERQAGITTEAQDNLYFASLEVTTDKRSDLIQLFKDWTEAAAQMTAGNLIGEASLNTNMPPKDTGEAKELSPSNLTITFGVGPTLFSKDGTDRFGLKSKRPAELKDLPKFPLDALEDEWSGGDICIQACADDLQVAFHAVRNLVRIGRGKTIIHWAQTGFQRTKQADSQKTTPRNLFGFKDGTVNPDTNDNKEMNEHVWVKAEDGPDWLVGGSYMVVRRIQMYIEVWDRTILKEQENTFGRHRDSGAPLGMKNEFDTVDLEAKDPNGNRIIPEDSHMSLSRGDGKAKILRRPYSYADGMDPKTGSFNAGLLFICFQRNPSKQFIPIQERLAKNDKLNEYIVHRGSAMFACLPGVKKGGYIGDSLFG is encoded by the coding sequence TTGAAAGAACATACGCCGAAAGATGAAATCGGTCTTTTTACAAAAAAAGTGAGTCGTCGAAATATGTTGAAAACGGCAGGAGTCGGTGGAATCGGAGTCGTGATAGGAGCGTCTGGATTTGGAGGGCTGCTGACACTTTCTGAACAAAGGGCAAAGGGACAAACTAAGGATATTGTTCCTTTTTATGGAGAGCGTCAAGCCGGTATAACCACTGAAGCGCAAGATAACCTTTACTTCGCATCATTGGAAGTAACCACAGATAAAAGGTCCGATTTAATCCAGTTATTTAAGGATTGGACAGAGGCTGCGGCACAGATGACAGCGGGGAATTTGATTGGCGAAGCATCACTTAATACTAATATGCCCCCAAAGGATACGGGGGAGGCGAAAGAATTATCACCTTCCAATTTAACGATCACTTTTGGAGTGGGTCCGACCCTGTTTTCGAAGGATGGCACAGATCGATTTGGTTTGAAATCTAAAAGACCTGCTGAATTAAAGGACCTGCCCAAATTTCCTTTAGATGCGTTAGAAGATGAATGGAGCGGTGGGGATATTTGTATTCAAGCATGTGCAGATGATCTTCAAGTGGCTTTTCATGCCGTCCGGAACTTAGTGAGGATCGGAAGAGGGAAAACGATCATTCATTGGGCACAAACAGGTTTTCAACGGACTAAGCAAGCCGATTCACAAAAAACGACACCGCGGAACTTATTCGGGTTTAAGGATGGGACTGTCAATCCAGATACGAATGATAACAAGGAAATGAATGAGCATGTTTGGGTGAAGGCTGAGGACGGTCCTGACTGGCTTGTTGGAGGCAGTTATATGGTGGTGCGCCGAATCCAGATGTACATTGAAGTTTGGGACCGGACAATATTGAAAGAACAAGAAAATACGTTTGGCCGTCATCGTGACAGTGGAGCTCCACTAGGAATGAAGAATGAGTTCGATACCGTGGATCTCGAAGCTAAAGACCCAAATGGAAACCGGATCATTCCAGAAGATTCGCATATGAGTCTCTCCAGGGGGGACGGAAAAGCAAAGATATTGCGGCGTCCATATTCTTATGCTGATGGAATGGATCCTAAAACAGGAAGCTTCAATGCCGGCTTGCTATTCATTTGTTTTCAGCGAAACCCAAGTAAACAATTCATTCCCATACAAGAGCGACTAGCGAAAAATGATAAGCTCAACGAATATATCGTTCACAGGGGCAGTGCCATGTTCGCTTGTTTACCAGGTGTGAAAAAGGGTGGCTATATTGGGGATTCACTTTTTGGATAA
- the efeO gene encoding iron uptake system protein EfeO, giving the protein MKKAKASLAVLLSTSLLFGCAQEKEGTKPADDNAKEASASKLDDVSSEYREYAIGEIEEFVDATEEFTTAVSAGDIEKAKELYAPARMHYERAEPIAEVFGDLDPKIDAREGDVKDEEWGGYHRIEMGLWEENTTKGYEKYADQLMSDVNLLRAKVETVEVTPDLLITGAVDLLNEVSTSKVTGEEDRYSHTDLYDFVANVEGAEKIYELLNPALKEKDAKLAAEIQQRFDDVYGLLEKHKEGNGYISYTDLKESEVKELSQAIDALAEPLSQIGIVTEES; this is encoded by the coding sequence ATGAAGAAAGCAAAGGCGTCATTAGCAGTCTTACTATCAACCAGTCTATTATTTGGCTGTGCGCAGGAAAAGGAAGGAACTAAGCCGGCAGATGATAACGCCAAAGAGGCAAGTGCTAGTAAGCTTGATGATGTATCCAGCGAGTACCGGGAATATGCGATTGGTGAAATAGAAGAGTTTGTAGACGCAACGGAAGAATTCACTACGGCCGTATCTGCCGGTGATATTGAAAAGGCGAAGGAATTATACGCACCAGCCCGCATGCATTATGAGAGAGCGGAACCCATCGCTGAAGTATTTGGAGATCTTGATCCCAAAATTGATGCGCGTGAAGGGGATGTCAAAGATGAAGAATGGGGCGGTTATCATCGGATTGAAATGGGGTTATGGGAAGAAAATACAACGAAGGGATACGAAAAGTATGCAGATCAATTAATGAGTGACGTCAATTTGCTTCGTGCCAAAGTTGAAACGGTTGAGGTAACACCTGATTTGTTGATCACGGGTGCGGTGGATTTATTGAATGAAGTTTCCACGAGTAAAGTGACAGGAGAAGAGGACCGATACTCCCATACCGATTTATATGATTTCGTGGCAAATGTTGAAGGTGCAGAGAAAATCTATGAACTGCTTAATCCAGCGCTAAAAGAAAAGGATGCGAAGCTTGCTGCGGAAATCCAACAACGTTTTGACGATGTATACGGCTTGCTTGAAAAGCATAAGGAAGGGAATGGCTACATCTCATATACGGATTTAAAGGAATCTGAAGTCAAAGAGTTAAGCCAAGCAATTGATGCATTAGCTGAACCACTTTCGCAAATAGGGATTGTAACGGAGGAATCTTAA
- a CDS encoding MarR family winged helix-turn-helix transcriptional regulator yields MSSDNRVNAALLESLTHRLQRYGMRSVLFQQNMAQKIGVSHTDLKSAEILNETGPITAGELSKITGLSTGSVTALINRLEKSGYVRRERDQLDGRRVMIVPIPERQEQIKLHYQSLSVATKDLCSAYNEQELILINQFVEDITKIMEKENDKLMSERER; encoded by the coding sequence ATGTCAAGCGATAATAGGGTGAATGCAGCTCTGTTAGAGAGTTTAACACACAGATTGCAGCGGTATGGAATGAGATCCGTTTTATTTCAACAAAATATGGCCCAGAAAATAGGAGTTTCCCATACGGACTTAAAGAGTGCTGAAATATTGAATGAAACAGGACCGATAACCGCTGGTGAATTATCCAAAATTACAGGATTGAGCACGGGCTCGGTTACTGCACTGATCAATCGCCTTGAAAAATCCGGTTATGTTAGAAGAGAACGAGATCAATTGGACGGAAGAAGGGTAATGATCGTGCCGATACCCGAAAGACAGGAACAGATTAAATTGCACTATCAATCGCTCTCTGTGGCAACAAAAGATTTATGCTCCGCTTATAATGAGCAAGAACTAATATTGATCAATCAATTTGTTGAGGATATCACAAAAATCATGGAAAAAGAAAATGACAAGTTAATGAGTGAGCGGGAAAGGTAG